One genomic window of Kiritimatiellia bacterium includes the following:
- a CDS encoding ABC transporter permease, giving the protein MWLRTFGESIVGRFNRWAHVVSIAVAAIAAALRPRYWPQPVRDVLARQILFTGFEAIRFVSMIAILVGLAVVLQAQLALSKLGQSGLLGPILVMVLIREAGPLLTNFVVIGRSGTAMTTELANMKVNGEVQLLDAQGLDPFIYLVMPRVLGAAISIFCLTIIFIAVSFASGFLAGLLLGANTGYPNLFIRSVFSAITPADVVNLILKSVVPGLLTGAICCSEGLSVGQAFTEVPQAATRAVVRSTATLFLTSAVVSLATYL; this is encoded by the coding sequence ATGTGGCTTCGTACATTCGGCGAGTCCATCGTAGGCCGCTTCAACCGGTGGGCCCACGTGGTCTCTATTGCGGTCGCCGCGATCGCCGCGGCTTTAAGGCCCCGATATTGGCCACAGCCGGTCCGCGATGTGCTGGCGAGGCAGATTCTTTTTACAGGGTTTGAAGCGATACGCTTTGTGTCGATGATCGCGATTTTGGTCGGGTTGGCCGTGGTTCTGCAAGCGCAGCTTGCGCTGTCAAAACTCGGGCAGTCGGGCCTGCTCGGTCCCATCTTGGTGATGGTCCTTATCCGGGAGGCGGGACCGCTCCTCACCAATTTTGTGGTCATCGGGCGAAGTGGAACCGCTATGACGACCGAGTTGGCGAATATGAAGGTGAATGGCGAGGTGCAACTGCTGGACGCACAGGGGCTGGACCCGTTCATCTACCTTGTCATGCCGCGCGTGCTGGGGGCGGCCATTTCCATTTTTTGTCTGACTATCATTTTCATCGCGGTCTCGTTCGCCAGCGGGTTTCTCGCGGGACTTCTACTCGGCGCGAACACCGGCTATCCCAACCTGTTCATTCGGAGTGTATTCAGCGCCATCACTCCTGCGGATGTGGTGAACCTGATTCTAAAATCAGTGGTTCCTGGCCTCTTGACCGGCGCAATCTGCTGCTCGGAGGGATTAAGCGTTGGGCAGGCATTTACGGAGGTTCCGCAAGCGGCCACGCGCGCGGTGGTCCGTTCCACAGCGACCTTGTTCCTCACGTCGGCGGTCGTATCGCTCGCGACCTACCTATGA
- a CDS encoding MlaD family protein, with protein MSKPFKFRYVNEIVGGFVIAIALALVVGIILAGRAQDWFEPIYEIRLEFPEEGSLGLQQGADVQILGASAGRVGKIRVQDDGSMYTTLEIKSEFIRFIRTDSKAIVKKKFGIAGDAFVEITQGRGAPLGEEAVLQAIRDTEITELAREILKEVQNAVLPLLEEYRRLAADLRDAEKPLMQALANIERITRGLAEGEGTAGQLLRDPKTAQEIEAMLADIRSILEDIKETTARLPPMAATVKQEVDALPGTVVQAQETLRESERLIEGIQRHWLIRKYVPPTVVPDMIPPDRAGGP; from the coding sequence ATGAGTAAGCCGTTCAAATTTCGATATGTAAACGAAATCGTTGGCGGGTTTGTCATCGCCATCGCGCTCGCGCTGGTGGTGGGCATCATCCTTGCCGGCCGCGCCCAAGACTGGTTTGAGCCTATTTATGAAATTCGTTTGGAGTTCCCAGAGGAGGGTTCGTTGGGCCTTCAACAAGGGGCGGATGTGCAAATTTTAGGCGCCTCCGCCGGCCGGGTCGGGAAAATCCGCGTGCAGGATGACGGATCAATGTACACGACGTTAGAGATCAAAAGCGAATTCATCCGGTTTATCCGCACCGACTCCAAAGCGATTGTGAAGAAGAAATTCGGCATCGCCGGCGATGCTTTTGTCGAAATCACGCAGGGACGCGGGGCTCCCTTGGGGGAAGAGGCGGTTCTTCAGGCGATTCGCGACACGGAGATCACGGAGCTTGCCCGTGAGATTCTCAAGGAAGTCCAGAATGCCGTGCTGCCTCTGCTGGAGGAATACAGACGCCTCGCCGCGGACCTGCGCGACGCGGAGAAGCCGCTGATGCAAGCGCTGGCCAACATTGAACGCATCACCCGCGGCCTGGCCGAGGGCGAGGGAACGGCCGGCCAGCTATTGCGCGATCCAAAAACCGCTCAGGAAATCGAGGCAATGCTCGCCGACATTCGATCCATCCTCGAAGACATCAAGGAAACCACTGCGCGCCTGCCGCCAATGGCGGCGACCGTAAAACAGGAGGTTGACGCGCTCCCCGGCACGGTGGTTCAGGCGCAGGAGACTCTACGGGAGTCTGAAAGACTCATTGAGGGCATTCAGCGGCACTGGTTGATCCGCAAGTATGTGCCTCCAACGGTCGTTCCGGACATGATCCCTCCAGATCGGGCGGGAGGGCCCTGA
- a CDS encoding RNA polymerase sigma factor, whose protein sequence is MSDERASPDSQEDWALLFESARGNDDAFARLVERHQQKLLNFFLRSGAKHHAEDLVQETFLRLYRHRKRAKPLARFTTYLHTLGHHVWLDHVRRQSRFARLLMRAAPEFNEIDCASANRPPVSMDADSLLGLLSPDHREAVVLVVYQGMAYHEAAEILGVPVGTVKSRVSIALSRIRAALRATHRGEKLHGS, encoded by the coding sequence ATGTCTGATGAGCGCGCGAGCCCGGATTCCCAGGAGGATTGGGCGCTACTCTTTGAATCGGCTCGCGGAAATGACGACGCCTTCGCTCGGCTCGTGGAGCGTCACCAGCAAAAGTTGCTGAACTTTTTCCTCCGCTCCGGCGCTAAACATCATGCGGAGGATCTCGTGCAAGAGACGTTTTTGAGACTGTACCGCCATCGCAAACGGGCAAAGCCTCTCGCCCGTTTCACTACCTATCTTCACACGCTCGGCCACCACGTCTGGTTGGATCACGTTCGCCGGCAGTCTCGCTTCGCGCGCCTATTGATGCGCGCCGCACCTGAATTCAATGAAATCGACTGTGCCTCGGCGAATCGGCCTCCGGTTTCCATGGATGCCGATTCGCTTCTTGGACTGCTTTCACCCGACCATCGGGAAGCCGTCGTGCTCGTCGTTTATCAGGGCATGGCGTATCACGAGGCGGCTGAAATCCTGGGTGTGCCAGTGGGGACCGTTAAGTCGCGCGTATCCATCGCTCTAAGCCGAATCCGAGCGGCACTGCGCGCGACACATCGGGGGGAGAAGCTCCATGGCTCGTGA
- a CDS encoding SH3 domain-containing protein, with protein sequence MKKTIVMALLSALGAATALAQETLYIGVQSAPLRANPAPFAPIVGKLSYGEAVIVLARQPGWLQVRSAGGISGWANQSLFQRERVTLTAGTTDARTGATAREQAAAAKGFSPQVESQYRNQNPDLSAAYEIIDRMEASRLPDSEVEAFLKKGGLL encoded by the coding sequence ATGAAAAAAACGATCGTCATGGCTCTTTTATCTGCGCTTGGGGCCGCGACCGCCCTGGCCCAGGAGACCCTGTACATCGGCGTGCAATCCGCGCCGCTGCGCGCGAATCCGGCCCCCTTTGCTCCCATCGTCGGCAAGCTGTCATATGGAGAAGCCGTGATCGTGTTGGCGCGTCAGCCCGGATGGCTGCAGGTCCGTTCCGCCGGAGGCATTTCGGGGTGGGCGAATCAGTCCCTATTCCAACGCGAACGCGTCACGCTTACCGCCGGAACGACCGACGCGCGAACCGGAGCCACAGCCCGCGAACAGGCGGCTGCTGCAAAGGGGTTCTCGCCACAGGTTGAGTCGCAGTATCGCAACCAGAATCCGGATCTCTCAGCCGCCTACGAAATCATTGATCGGATGGAGGCATCGCGTTTGCCGGATTCCGAAGTGGAGGCCTTTCTGAAGAAGGGAGGTTTGCTGTGA
- a CDS encoding tetratricopeptide repeat protein, whose amino-acid sequence MRSGFICALMALLAFAAAGCGSPPKRPAPADPLLVQLATSGGSAYALNSFDRAARFYRLALQRARALDDATEIGKQAYNLAAALFMSGKPAEALPYLEEAETAFAAIREDTGPILLLKARALRSAGGTNEALSVLQRVVELDTPRDVQAQGWLLFGHIMLDAGQGDEAEKALRRARSVASDDPVLRAGIAGLEARLAVLGGNPGLAAEKFDTEAAAFQEAGRYRDMADSLLRAGSAYAEAKLFERAGDRFYRAARSFYGQGDTARALEAIERALAAADRAPEAGWSKALAALFNEIRANPAAEPSSTE is encoded by the coding sequence ATGCGGTCCGGATTCATTTGCGCTCTGATGGCCTTGCTGGCTTTCGCTGCGGCGGGATGCGGCTCGCCACCGAAGCGACCTGCGCCTGCGGATCCCTTGTTGGTTCAATTGGCGACCTCGGGCGGGTCCGCCTATGCACTGAACAGCTTCGACCGCGCCGCCCGATTCTATCGGCTCGCTCTTCAGCGCGCGCGTGCGCTGGACGACGCCACCGAAATCGGAAAACAGGCGTATAATTTGGCCGCGGCGCTCTTTATGTCCGGCAAACCGGCGGAGGCGCTGCCTTATTTGGAGGAAGCGGAAACCGCCTTCGCCGCCATCCGCGAGGACACGGGCCCCATTCTGCTTCTAAAGGCCAGGGCGCTCCGCTCCGCCGGTGGGACGAACGAAGCTCTTTCGGTCCTACAGCGCGTCGTCGAGCTCGATACGCCTCGTGATGTCCAGGCGCAAGGTTGGCTCCTCTTCGGACATATCATGTTGGATGCGGGTCAGGGCGACGAGGCGGAGAAGGCACTGCGGCGCGCACGTTCCGTCGCATCCGATGATCCTGTGCTTCGTGCGGGCATCGCTGGCCTGGAGGCGCGTCTAGCCGTCCTCGGAGGCAACCCCGGCTTGGCCGCTGAAAAATTCGATACGGAAGCGGCCGCTTTTCAAGAAGCCGGGCGCTACAGGGACATGGCGGATTCCTTACTGCGGGCGGGTTCTGCGTATGCGGAAGCAAAATTGTTCGAACGGGCTGGCGATCGATTTTATCGCGCGGCTCGGAGTTTCTATGGGCAGGGCGATACCGCCCGTGCCCTGGAGGCGATCGAGCGTGCGCTGGCCGCGGCCGATCGAGCGCCCGAGGCGGGATGGTCGAAAGCGTTGGCTGCGCTCTTCAATGAAATTCGCGCCAACCCGGCGGCCGAACCTTCATCGACTGAATAG
- a CDS encoding TonB-dependent receptor: MKQLIQRRMILAAIVSLPLGASAETVELPEIVVTPLRTPVPAAEAPASVYTITSDDLSDLAPRTTPEALRRVPSVMVQKTAYGQGSPYLRGFTGFRTLGLIDGIRLNNSVFREGPNQYWATIDPFSVDRYEVVLGPASVLYGSDAIGGAMNAIPPDVPDWDGRADWEHTVKYRGATADQSHQARFQTGARLTESFGLRAGYSWKTFDDLRGGREVGKQPETGYNEMAWDARASYFWQNGASLTLGHQHLTQDDAWRTHRTIYGIEWEGTVKGDDLRHVFDQDRTLTYLRLAHSERDGAVDAYTLTLSRHKQGEDLDRLRGNGRREFQGFDVETWGAALTLESESAIGRWVYGADVYRDLVNSYSIRIDPGAAPVRGKQGPVADNATYDLLGAFVQNTLNGTAGIEITPGVRYTHAHLDAEKVDKRPDGISGNWDAVVGSLRALIPFSEDRSHNVYAGISQGFRAPNLSDLTRLDSARSKEIETPVDDLKPERFITADAGWRRATDRWKAGIAYFHTWIEDLIVRTPTGEIVDGLMEVTKKNSSEGYVHGIELLGETLLGEDWRIRGMATWMEGEADGYPTSEPVIVREPLSRVMPLTGRLALRWQPVGQSFWAEAEVEAAEKADRLSSGDKRDTQRIPPDGTPGYVVGHLRGGYSFASGLSVTLALENVSDEDYRIHGSGLNEPGRQLVLAAQYTF; the protein is encoded by the coding sequence ATGAAACAACTGATCCAACGTAGAATGATTCTGGCTGCGATCGTTTCCCTGCCGCTCGGCGCGAGCGCCGAAACTGTGGAGCTTCCGGAGATTGTTGTGACGCCACTCCGAACTCCGGTTCCGGCCGCGGAGGCTCCCGCTAGCGTATACACAATAACCTCCGACGATCTGTCCGACCTTGCGCCTCGTACAACGCCGGAGGCGCTCCGTCGCGTCCCATCGGTCATGGTCCAAAAGACGGCATACGGCCAAGGTTCGCCGTATCTGAGGGGCTTCACCGGCTTCCGGACCCTCGGATTAATCGACGGCATTCGCCTCAACAACAGCGTATTTCGTGAAGGGCCCAACCAATATTGGGCGACCATCGACCCTTTTTCCGTGGATCGCTATGAGGTCGTTCTGGGCCCCGCCTCCGTGCTGTACGGAAGTGATGCGATCGGCGGAGCCATGAACGCAATTCCCCCGGATGTTCCGGATTGGGATGGGAGGGCCGATTGGGAACACACCGTAAAATATCGCGGCGCCACAGCAGATCAGTCCCACCAGGCCCGTTTCCAGACAGGCGCGCGCCTTACAGAGTCGTTCGGTCTTCGTGCTGGATACTCATGGAAAACGTTTGATGATCTCCGCGGGGGGCGAGAAGTCGGCAAACAGCCGGAAACCGGGTACAACGAAATGGCATGGGATGCTCGAGCCAGCTACTTCTGGCAAAACGGCGCCTCGCTGACGCTCGGCCATCAACATCTGACTCAGGACGATGCCTGGCGAACCCATCGCACCATCTATGGAATCGAGTGGGAGGGCACGGTCAAAGGCGATGATCTCCGGCATGTCTTTGATCAGGATCGCACGCTGACCTATTTGCGCCTGGCTCACTCGGAAAGAGACGGCGCGGTTGACGCCTACACATTGACCCTTTCGCGCCACAAACAGGGTGAAGACCTCGATCGTCTGAGAGGGAATGGGCGGAGAGAATTTCAGGGCTTCGACGTGGAAACCTGGGGTGCAGCCCTGACGCTTGAGAGCGAAAGCGCCATCGGCCGTTGGGTGTATGGAGCCGATGTTTATCGCGATCTTGTGAATTCCTATTCGATCCGCATCGATCCGGGCGCCGCGCCGGTGAGGGGGAAACAGGGCCCTGTTGCGGATAACGCGACCTATGACCTGCTGGGAGCTTTCGTCCAAAACACGCTGAACGGTACCGCAGGAATCGAAATCACTCCCGGGGTGCGCTACACCCATGCGCATCTCGATGCGGAGAAGGTAGACAAGCGGCCCGATGGAATTTCCGGCAACTGGGATGCGGTCGTCGGCTCCTTGCGGGCGCTGATCCCATTCAGTGAGGATCGCTCCCACAATGTTTATGCCGGCATCTCCCAGGGATTCCGCGCACCCAATCTCTCCGACCTGACGCGGCTCGATTCCGCTCGAAGCAAGGAAATCGAAACACCCGTGGACGACTTGAAGCCGGAGCGCTTTATCACCGCTGACGCAGGGTGGAGGCGGGCGACTGACCGGTGGAAAGCAGGAATCGCTTATTTCCACACATGGATCGAAGACCTGATTGTGCGCACGCCGACCGGCGAGATCGTGGACGGCTTGATGGAGGTTACAAAGAAAAATTCGAGCGAGGGGTACGTCCACGGCATCGAACTGCTCGGCGAGACGCTCCTGGGCGAAGACTGGCGAATTCGCGGCATGGCGACATGGATGGAAGGGGAGGCGGATGGGTATCCGACATCAGAACCTGTGATTGTGCGCGAACCGCTGAGCCGCGTCATGCCTCTGACAGGGCGCCTCGCCCTTCGTTGGCAGCCGGTCGGTCAGTCATTCTGGGCGGAAGCGGAAGTTGAAGCGGCGGAGAAAGCCGATCGATTGTCATCGGGCGATAAACGCGACACGCAGCGCATTCCGCCGGATGGGACGCCCGGCTACGTGGTCGGCCACTTGCGAGGCGGCTATTCGTTCGCAAGTGGATTGTCCGTGACGCTCGCGCTCGAAAACGTTTCGGACGAGGACTACCGCATCCATGGATCAGGCTTGAACGAACCGGGGCGCCAACTAGTGCTCGCCGCGCAGTACACCTTCTAG